A genomic stretch from Malus domestica chromosome 15, GDT2T_hap1 includes:
- the LOC103424915 gene encoding glucan endo-1,3-beta-glucosidase 14-like: protein MKSFWFFAQFVLVFLVFFPPIASVAVQAFTGAYGINYGRIADNIPSPDKVATLLRAAKIKNVRIYDADHSVLKAFSGTGLELVVGLPNGYLKDMSANEDHAMDWVKENVQAFLPDTHICGIAVGNEVLGGVDYELWAALLGAVKNIYNAIKKLGLTDVVQITTAHSQAVFANSYPPSSCIFKDNIKQQYMKPLLEFFSEIGSPFCLNAYPFLAYMSDPENIDINYALFQKTQGIYDPKTDLHYDNMLDAQIDAAYAALEDAGFKKMEVIITETGWASRGDDNEAAATVNNARTYNYNLRKRLAKKKGTPMRPKFVVKAYIFAIFNEDLKPGPTSERNFGLFKPDGTIAYDIGYRGLVSSSADSLRLSSKDIGAQGWPRLQFLILSISSAALLLFLGND from the exons ATGAAAAGCTTCTGGTTTTTTGCTCAGTTTGTTCTCGTCTTCCTGGTGTTCTTCCCTCCAATTG CCTCTGTGGCGGTGCAAGCATTCACTGGAGCATATGGAATAAATTACGGAAGAATTGCAGATAACATCCCTTCTCCTGATAAAGTTGCTACTCTTCTCAGAGCAGCGAAGATAAAGAATGTCAGGATATATGATGCTGATCACAGTGTTCTCAAGGCTTTTAGCGGGACTGGGCTTGAGTTAGTGGTAGGGCTTCCAAATGGGTACCTGAAAGACATGAGTGCCAATGAAGATCATGCAATGGATTGGGTTAAAGAGAATGTGCAGGCGTTCCTTCCCGACACGCATATCTGTGGGATTGCTGTGGGTAATGAAGTTTTAGGTGGGGTTGATTATGAATTGTGGGCAGCTCTTTTGGGTGCAGTCAAAAACATCTATAATGCGATAAAGAAACTAGGATTAACTGATGTAGTTCAGATTACTACTGCACATTCACAGGCCGTTTTTGCTAATTCTTATCCTCCCTCTTCGTGTATATTTAAAGATAATATTAAGCAGCAGTACATGAAGCCGCTTCTGGAGTTCTTCTCAGAAATTGGGTCTCCCTTCTGTTTAAATGCTTACCCATTCCTTGCCTACATGAGTGATCCGGAGAATATTGATATTAATTATGCTCTGTTCCAGAAAACTCAAGGAATTTACGATCCAAAAACTGACCTTCATTATGATAACATGCTCGATGCTCAGATTGATGCAGCCTATGCAGCATTGGAAGATGCAGGGTTCAAAAAGATGGAAGTTATTATTACAGAGACAGGATGGGCTTCACGTGGAGATGACAATGAAGCTGCCGCTACTGTAAATAATGCAAGGACATACAATTATAATCTACGTAAAAGGCTAGCAAAGAAAAAAGGGACCCCTATGCGGCCAAAATTTGTAGTGAAGGCATACATTTTTGCCATTTTTAATGAAGACTTGAAACCGGGACCAACTTCTGAGAGAAATTTTGGACTGTTCAAGCCTGATGGGACGATTGCTTATGATATTGGGTATCGTGGACTTGTATCATCATCTGCAGATTCGTTGCGGTTATCTTCAAAG GACATTGGAGCTCAAGGTTGGCCTCGGTTGCAATTCTTGATACTATCAATTTCTTCTGCAGCATTGCTTCTGTTTTTAGGTAATGATTGA
- the LOC103424916 gene encoding blue copper protein-like: MAHKMLGYVTVFVALAAAALVIERAEAESYTVGDDLGWTNIVDSNTYSSWAANHTFKVGDTLVFEFLTGRHDVATLTKKAYDECSTTDPLGVLDQGPASYILNETGNYYFICAISGHCNDGQKLSIKVTASPAQPPSHGPAPPPSHSPAKPPSHRPAQPPSQSPAPPPSDTTAPVSPPLPSDTETPMSPPTTTAPAPSDASSLASTFSTVFVSIPIALFYLF, from the exons ATGGCGCACAAAATGCTTGGTTATGTGACAGTTTTTGTTGCGTTAGCTGCAGCAGCACTGGTCATAGAAAGAGCAGAAGCTGAATCATACACAGTTGGTGATGATCTTGGTTGGACCAACATTGTTGATTCCAACACTTATTCTTCCTGGGCTGCTAATCACACCTTCAAAGTTGGCGACACTCTAG TGTTCGAGTTCCTAACTGGACGACATGATGTAGCCACACTTACAAAGAAAGCGTATGATGAATGCAGCACCACCGATCCCTTGGGCGTACTAGACCAAGGACCTGCCAGTTACATCCTCAACGAAACCGGCAATTACTACTTCATCTGCGCCATCTCCGGCCACTGTAACGATGGTCAGAAGTTGAGCATCAAAGTGACAGCTAGCCCTGCCCAACCTCCTTCTCATGGCCCTGCCCCACCACCTTCTCATAGCCCTGCCAAACCTCCTTCTCATCGCCCAGCCCAACCACCTTCCCAGAGCCCTGCCCCTCCTCCGTCTGACACTACGGCTCCTGTGTCGCCACCTCTTCCTTCTGACACTGAAACTCCTATGTCACCACCAACCACGACGGCGCCTGCTCCTTCTGACGCTTCTTCCCTTGCTTCTACTTTTTCTACTGTTTTCGTGTCCATTCCCATTGCTCTTTTCTACCTCTTCTAG
- the LOC114821773 gene encoding early nodulin-like protein 15: MVKIMNVSNVVVLVLAVITTTSLLGAEAGEYTVGDELGWTIPPGGAATYEAWAAKHRLSVTDFINFNFKVGEQDLAIVTKEDYDACNTDNPLFVFQEGGEFQFVQSDTYYLTCTFAGHCTKGQKIALYIAPAFSPSPSPSSYPSEKTAAQHANAVKFVSKKGQGLKKLLPVMMKSL, encoded by the exons ATGGTTAAAATCATGAATGTGAGTAATGTGGTTGTCCTTGTTCTAGCAGTGATTACCACAACATCGCTACTTGGAGCAGAAGCTGGAGAATATACAGTGGGAGATGAGTTGGGTTGGACTATTCCTCCTGGTGGCGCTGCTACGTACGAAGCATGGGCTGCCAAGCATAGATTGTCCGTTACTGATTTTATAA ACTTCAACTTTAAAGTTGGAGAACAAGACTTGGCTATAGTAACCAAGGAGGATTACGACGCCTGCAACACGGACAACCCCTTATTTGTATTCCAAGAAGGCGGAGAGTTTCAGTTTGTTCAGTCGGACACATATTATTTGACCTGCACCTTCGCCGGCCACTGCACCAAAGGTCAAAAGATTGCTCTTTATATTGCTCCCGctttttctccttctccaaGTCCATCTTCATATCCAAGTGAAAAAACTGCTGCTCAACATGCTAATGCAGTCAAATTTGTGTCCAAGAAAGGTCAAGGGCTCAAGAAATTACTGCCTGTGATGATGAAGTCCCTCTAA